The following are encoded together in the Pedobacter sp. D749 genome:
- a CDS encoding outer membrane beta-barrel protein produces the protein MNSYLRKQFFKNLGTFKAAVNDLLNENQGVSRTANNNTIRDESYNVLRRYFMFSFTYSLNRMGGKNRIIRNEEGGRGRGGNGGGGRQRN, from the coding sequence GTGAATTCGTACCTGAGGAAGCAATTTTTTAAAAACCTTGGCACTTTCAAAGCTGCCGTAAACGATTTGCTGAACGAAAACCAGGGTGTAAGTCGTACGGCTAACAACAACACTATCCGTGATGAAAGCTACAACGTATTGCGGCGTTATTTTATGTTTTCATTTACCTATTCTTTAAACCGTATGGGCGGTAAAAACCGCATAATAAGAAACGAGGAAGGCGGCAGAGGCCGTGGTGGTAACGGTGGTGGTGGCAGACAACGAAACTAG
- a CDS encoding VanZ family protein → MYKTLKQQKWAILWTVVVLVFCNMHISDSVGKSGFFFEGFDKMTHMGFFFVLSILLFYGKIKYQHTYTFRTLTIFKVLLVSAIIGGGIELLQWKVFTYRSAEWWDFGCDMLGASMAVFSYVLLHKLNFNDKKS, encoded by the coding sequence TTGTACAAAACACTAAAACAGCAAAAGTGGGCCATTCTTTGGACAGTTGTTGTTTTGGTGTTTTGTAATATGCACATTTCCGATTCTGTTGGAAAAAGTGGTTTTTTCTTCGAAGGTTTTGATAAAATGACCCATATGGGCTTTTTCTTTGTTTTATCTATCCTACTTTTCTATGGTAAAATAAAATACCAGCATACCTACACTTTCAGAACCCTAACCATTTTTAAGGTTTTACTTGTCAGCGCCATCATCGGCGGCGGAATCGAACTATTACAATGGAAAGTTTTTACCTATCGCTCTGCAGAATGGTGGGATTTTGGCTGTGATATGTTAGGCGCATCAATGGCGGTTTTTAGTTATGTATTGCTCCATAAGTTAAATTTCAATGATAAGAAAAGTTAG
- the sprA gene encoding cell surface protein SprA codes for MNRISTFLFLIPLFLIASQTTYAQVVPSKTDTITPKNNFSLREKERLGLSPAVNPFYPSPSNLKRVVEYDAKNRRYVVKELIGENFVLNTQYLTIDEYQRLVNSEIKRGNWRSISNAEVSDYRSTGIIPQIQVNSKAFEKLFGGTTIDIQPRGEAELTFLGRVNKNENPLFNERQRVQTNFDFNQRIQMDLVGNIGTKLKIKSNYNTEAQFDFENQIKLDYTGGVDDIIQKIEAGNVSLPLNTSLITGTQALFGIKTQLKFGRLNVTSVYTQQKSQSREIKITNGAQQNTTTVNIDSYEANKHYFLSQYFRNNYNKNLANAPIITSPIQITKIEVWITNKAGNTTDSRDVLGLMDLGENIPFNNNLITGGTSGLPAGTTATGFPQQSNNLISQLNAYQGGAIRQTNSNAVLSFFQNTPANSSNTDNFAKLVYARKLTDREFTFQPQLGYLSLNNPLNADEVLAVAYRYTYNGVEYQVGEFSTDVSFDAANPKVLYAKLLKNETTKIQLPTWDLMMKNIYSIGGYQISSQNFKLDIYRIDNETGVDNPVMTEGQNTANKQWIALTEFDRLNQQNERRPDGVFDFVAANNAFGSYSTASNANQASMFGTGSNGQTSLVTNTNSGYITIDPANGRIIFPVIEPFGKDLAAKFLPSEQALINKYTFTALYDSTQTIARQLFQNQNRYTIKVNYQSDISSEFSLNAINVPEGSVKVFAGTMPLTEGVDFTVDYQGGRVSIINQALLVSGQPIRITTENSETFGLQQRSLFGTRLDYRVNNKLNLGGTIMNLTEKPLTQKVNIGEEPISNTIWGADINYSSPSRFLTKLVDKLPFISTKAPSSVTFYGEFAQLIPGHPRALNFAGSKNGVSYLDDFEASRSVIDLKSAIAWQLSGTPQLFSEFDKSNDLSYGYNRARIAFYNIDPTFYNSAASTTPANIRGNRGELSNHYVREVIEQEVFPFKETATGQALNLTTLDVAFYPTVRGPYNFRTTDFRPDGSLLQPRNNWGGFQRKIETNDFEALNVGFIEFWVMDPFIYKPNSAGGDIYFNLGNISEDILKDGRKSLENGLPETNDPGRYDETAWGRVPKLQPVVQAFDNNANSRRAQDVGLDGLSDADEKVKFAAAITQIKSQLNATASTALDADPSSDNYTYFRGPALDQINAGILKRYEKYNGTEGNSKTSQQSQEELGLENSASTSLPDGEDINRDNNMTQSDEYFQYKVSMRPGDLNVGQNFITDKVTSQVKLANGNTQAVSWYQFRIPISQYQDRVGGIQDFKSIRFFRMFMTNFADTAVMRFAKLQLIRGEWRAYNALNQAAQVIIEPSLPALTPDNSTIEVSTVNIEENGKRSPIPYVTPPGILRERDYSNYRGDTRLNEQSLSVIVKSLRDGYGRGAFKTAYSDFRSYKHLEMFIHAEAVNNQILNDNDVAAFLRIGTDNQDNYYEYVVPLKVTNPGTSDPDAIWPEANRMDIDLVLFQNAKLARNVAKQANGQPWPTNVPFTYTDGTRTIVVKGQPDMSKVRVYMVGVKNPLRAANDERNDDGLDKNALIWFNELRLTEFDERGGWAATGRLNLKLADFADVNISGSKSTIGFGSIDSKVSERNRADNVLLDVSSAMELGKFLPQKSGVKIPMFVSYSKQVSTPQYNPRTPDIELKNALEQSTKEQKDSILNFAQDYTVRRGINFTNVRKERTNNSKPVHLWDIENFAASYAYTQYNHRDFINQSSIQNTYRASLQYSYSKEAKTIAPFEKIIKSNMLALLKDFNFSIFPSAINFRIDVDRLYSENTLRNNDPNNTIGLYQSGYGTTFNKNFTMSRVYGIAWNLTRSLQLDFNATNYSIIDEPDGRIDGMKRDTVWQNLKRLGRTTDYNHNLNVTYNLPIDKIPGLNWVTVKTRYGTNFNWQTEPLSTLLDPNINLGNTVQNSRTVQVNPTLNLTTLYNKFGFIRNAGNDQDGGKTKNFFINILTSLKNVNASFVQTKGIFLPGYLPTTKYFGIDNATGAPGLGFAFGSQRDIRDMALNNGWLTTDTLQNQLYVNTLREDFQFTGLLEPFKDLRITLKANKAQTRNFSTNFRYVASVSSFENLSAITTGDYSVSYIALGTAFKESNSTIISGLFNQFMANRMIISRRLGAENPNSGGINGGYADGYSKESQDVIISAFMAAYSGKDADKTKMNAFPKIPLPNWSLTYSGLTRIPFIADKFSSVDIRHGYRSAYNINGFNSLLRYQETNGAVSSRDVNNNFLPEYQFAQVTISEYFSPLVGVDTRFKNNLTASFELNRSRLLGLSLSNSQLAQLSENNMVLGLGYRTNKFRFPFGWFKSLKMDNNMDFKLDVAIRDNKTVIYRADVTEAEISSGAKNITLRPSVDYVLNQKFNVKLFYDSNITKPYTSQTFNTSFSNFGFSLRFTLN; via the coding sequence TTGAATAGAATATCTACATTTCTGTTTCTCATTCCTCTTTTTTTAATTGCTTCTCAAACCACTTATGCTCAAGTTGTTCCAAGCAAAACGGATACTATTACCCCAAAAAATAATTTTAGTCTACGGGAAAAAGAACGTTTAGGGCTTAGTCCGGCAGTTAATCCATTTTATCCTTCCCCTAGTAATTTAAAGCGTGTTGTAGAATACGATGCAAAAAACAGGCGTTATGTTGTTAAAGAACTCATTGGCGAAAACTTCGTTCTAAACACCCAATACCTTACCATTGATGAGTACCAAAGGCTGGTAAACAGTGAAATAAAAAGAGGTAACTGGCGTAGCATTTCTAATGCTGAAGTGAGCGACTACAGAAGCACCGGCATTATTCCGCAGATCCAAGTAAACAGTAAAGCTTTTGAAAAACTTTTTGGAGGCACAACGATTGATATTCAGCCGCGCGGTGAGGCCGAGCTTACTTTTTTAGGCAGGGTAAATAAAAATGAAAACCCGCTTTTTAACGAAAGACAAAGGGTACAAACCAATTTCGATTTTAACCAAAGGATCCAGATGGACCTGGTTGGAAATATTGGCACCAAGCTAAAAATAAAAAGCAACTATAATACAGAAGCGCAGTTTGATTTTGAAAACCAAATCAAACTGGATTATACAGGCGGTGTAGATGATATTATTCAAAAAATAGAAGCCGGTAACGTGAGTTTGCCTTTAAATACCTCATTGATTACTGGAACACAGGCGCTTTTTGGGATAAAAACACAACTAAAATTCGGGCGTTTAAACGTAACGAGTGTTTATACCCAACAAAAATCACAATCCAGAGAGATTAAAATTACCAATGGGGCACAGCAAAATACCACTACGGTAAATATCGATAGCTACGAAGCCAATAAACACTATTTCCTGTCGCAATATTTTAGAAATAACTATAACAAAAACCTGGCTAACGCACCTATCATTACCTCTCCGATCCAGATTACCAAAATTGAAGTTTGGATTACCAATAAAGCAGGAAATACCACCGACTCCAGAGATGTATTGGGTTTGATGGATTTAGGCGAAAACATTCCTTTTAACAATAATTTAATTACCGGAGGTACTTCTGGTCTGCCGGCAGGAACTACTGCTACTGGTTTCCCACAGCAATCAAACAACTTAATCTCGCAATTAAATGCTTATCAGGGTGGTGCTATCAGGCAGACAAATTCTAATGCCGTCCTTTCTTTCTTCCAAAACACGCCAGCGAATAGTAGCAATACCGATAATTTTGCTAAATTGGTTTATGCAAGGAAGTTAACTGACCGTGAATTCACTTTTCAGCCACAACTGGGTTATTTATCGTTAAACAATCCGCTAAATGCCGATGAGGTTTTAGCAGTTGCCTATCGCTATACCTATAACGGGGTGGAGTATCAGGTGGGTGAGTTTTCTACCGATGTTTCTTTTGATGCGGCTAATCCAAAAGTGCTTTATGCCAAATTGCTAAAGAACGAAACCACTAAGATTCAGCTGCCAACATGGGATCTGATGATGAAAAATATTTATTCTATAGGCGGATATCAGATCAGCAGTCAGAATTTTAAATTGGATATTTATCGTATCGATAACGAAACAGGTGTTGATAATCCGGTAATGACCGAGGGTCAGAATACGGCTAATAAACAGTGGATTGCCCTAACCGAATTCGATCGTTTAAATCAGCAGAATGAGCGGAGACCAGATGGGGTTTTCGATTTCGTGGCTGCAAACAATGCTTTTGGATCTTATTCTACGGCAAGCAATGCCAACCAGGCCAGTATGTTCGGTACGGGCAGCAATGGGCAGACCTCATTGGTTACCAATACCAATTCGGGTTATATCACTATCGATCCGGCAAATGGGAGGATTATTTTTCCTGTGATTGAACCATTTGGTAAAGATCTGGCTGCAAAGTTTTTGCCAAGCGAACAGGCATTAATCAACAAATATACGTTTACCGCGCTTTACGATTCAACACAAACCATTGCCAGGCAGCTGTTTCAAAACCAGAACAGGTATACCATCAAGGTAAACTACCAATCTGATATTTCTTCTGAATTTAGCTTAAATGCCATCAATGTTCCCGAAGGATCGGTAAAGGTTTTTGCAGGAACAATGCCGCTGACCGAAGGAGTAGATTTTACGGTCGATTATCAGGGTGGACGTGTAAGTATCATCAACCAGGCACTTTTGGTATCTGGGCAACCGATTAGAATTACTACAGAAAATAGTGAAACCTTCGGTCTGCAACAACGGTCGCTTTTCGGAACCCGTTTAGATTATCGTGTAAACAATAAACTAAACCTGGGGGGTACGATTATGAACCTGACCGAAAAACCTTTAACACAAAAGGTAAACATTGGCGAAGAACCCATCTCGAATACCATCTGGGGAGCAGATATTAACTATAGTTCACCCTCACGGTTTTTAACAAAACTGGTTGATAAACTTCCTTTTATTTCAACTAAAGCACCATCAAGTGTAACGTTTTACGGTGAATTTGCTCAACTGATACCAGGTCACCCAAGGGCGCTTAATTTTGCCGGTAGTAAAAACGGGGTAAGTTATTTGGATGATTTTGAAGCATCAAGATCGGTAATCGATTTAAAGAGTGCCATTGCGTGGCAACTGTCTGGTACGCCACAGCTTTTCTCAGAGTTTGATAAATCAAATGATTTATCTTATGGTTACAATCGGGCAAGAATTGCATTTTATAATATCGATCCAACTTTTTATAATTCTGCGGCATCTACTACTCCGGCCAATATCAGGGGCAACCGGGGGGAACTTTCCAATCACTATGTGAGAGAGGTGATTGAGCAAGAGGTTTTTCCTTTTAAGGAAACGGCAACCGGGCAGGCCTTAAACCTTACCACTTTGGATGTGGCCTTCTATCCAACCGTTAGGGGACCTTATAATTTCCGTACCACTGATTTTAGGCCAGACGGAAGTTTGTTGCAACCGAGAAATAATTGGGGAGGTTTTCAGCGGAAGATCGAAACAAACGATTTTGAAGCTTTAAATGTCGGTTTCATCGAATTTTGGGTAATGGATCCGTTTATTTATAAGCCGAATTCAGCAGGTGGCGATATTTATTTCAACCTGGGGAATATTTCGGAAGATATTCTTAAAGATGGTAGGAAATCATTAGAAAATGGTTTACCGGAAACAAACGATCCTGGCAGATACGATGAAACTGCCTGGGGGCGCGTGCCGAAATTACAACCCGTTGTTCAGGCTTTCGATAATAATGCCAATTCGCGCAGAGCACAGGATGTAGGTTTGGACGGATTATCTGATGCTGATGAAAAAGTAAAATTTGCTGCAGCAATCACTCAGATCAAATCGCAACTAAATGCAACAGCTTCAACTGCTCTTGATGCCGATCCATCATCAGATAATTATACTTATTTCAGGGGGCCGGCATTAGATCAGATTAATGCGGGTATTCTTAAACGTTACGAAAAATATAATGGAACTGAAGGGAACTCTAAAACTTCGCAGCAATCGCAGGAAGAATTAGGGCTTGAAAATTCTGCTTCCACTTCTTTGCCCGATGGGGAAGACATCAACCGCGACAATAACATGACGCAAAGTGATGAGTATTTTCAATATAAAGTTTCGATGCGCCCGGGAGATTTAAATGTTGGACAGAATTTTATTACCGATAAAGTAACATCGCAGGTAAAACTGGCCAATGGAAATACGCAGGCCGTTTCGTGGTATCAATTCAGAATCCCGATTAGCCAATACCAAGACCGGGTAGGTGGTATTCAGGATTTTAAATCTATCCGTTTCTTTAGAATGTTTATGACCAATTTTGCTGATACTGCTGTTATGCGTTTCGCGAAGTTACAATTGATCCGCGGGGAATGGAGAGCGTACAATGCTTTGAACCAGGCCGCACAAGTAATTATCGAGCCATCTTTGCCTGCACTTACGCCTGATAATTCTACTATTGAAGTATCAACAGTGAATATCGAAGAAAATGGAAAACGTTCACCAATTCCGTATGTTACGCCCCCTGGTATTCTTCGTGAGCGTGACTATAGCAATTATCGTGGCGATACCCGTTTAAATGAGCAGTCACTTTCCGTTATCGTAAAATCGTTAAGAGATGGCTATGGTAGAGGCGCATTTAAAACAGCTTATAGCGATTTCAGATCTTACAAACATTTAGAAATGTTTATTCATGCCGAGGCGGTAAATAATCAGATTTTAAATGATAATGATGTTGCTGCATTCCTGAGAATCGGAACCGATAATCAGGACAATTATTATGAATATGTAGTTCCGTTAAAGGTGACCAATCCTGGTACAAGCGATCCTGATGCCATTTGGCCGGAAGCCAACAGAATGGATATTGATTTAGTGCTTTTTCAAAATGCAAAATTAGCCCGTAACGTAGCCAAGCAAGCTAACGGACAACCATGGCCTACAAATGTACCATTTACCTATACCGATGGAACGAGAACGATCGTCGTTAAAGGGCAACCTGATATGAGCAAAGTTAGGGTATATATGGTGGGTGTTAAAAATCCGCTCCGTGCCGCCAATGATGAACGTAATGATGATGGCCTTGATAAAAATGCGCTGATTTGGTTTAACGAATTAAGATTAACTGAATTCGATGAAAGAGGTGGTTGGGCAGCTACCGGAAGATTGAACTTAAAATTAGCCGATTTTGCTGATGTAAATATTTCCGGAAGTAAATCTACCATCGGTTTTGGTTCGATCGATTCGAAAGTGAGCGAGCGGAACCGGGCAGATAATGTATTGCTTGATGTTTCTTCTGCAATGGAATTAGGTAAGTTTCTGCCGCAAAAATCGGGCGTGAAAATCCCGATGTTTGTGAGTTACTCTAAACAGGTTTCCACTCCGCAATACAATCCAAGGACACCAGATATCGAGCTTAAAAATGCTTTAGAGCAATCTACAAAAGAACAAAAAGATTCGATTTTAAATTTTGCACAGGATTATACCGTTAGAAGAGGGATAAACTTTACCAATGTTAGAAAAGAACGGACCAATAACAGTAAACCCGTCCACCTTTGGGATATTGAGAATTTTGCTGCAAGTTATGCTTATACCCAATATAACCATCGCGATTTCATTAATCAAAGCAGTATTCAGAATACCTATAGGGCATCGTTACAGTACAGTTATAGTAAAGAAGCGAAAACGATAGCGCCGTTTGAAAAGATCATAAAATCCAACATGCTGGCCTTATTAAAGGATTTTAATTTCAGTATTTTTCCAAGTGCGATTAATTTCAGGATTGATGTAGACCGCTTATATTCAGAAAATACCTTACGGAATAACGATCCGAATAATACCATCGGGCTTTACCAGAGTGGTTATGGTACTACCTTTAATAAAAACTTTACCATGAGCCGGGTTTATGGTATCGCATGGAACCTTACCCGTTCGTTACAGTTAGATTTTAATGCCACAAATTATTCGATTATTGACGAACCGGATGGAAGAATTGACGGCATGAAACGCGATACTGTTTGGCAAAACTTAAAACGATTAGGGCGCACAACCGATTATAACCACAATTTAAACGTTACCTATAATTTGCCAATTGATAAAATACCAGGGCTAAACTGGGTTACCGTAAAAACCCGTTATGGTACCAACTTTAACTGGCAAACAGAACCGCTTTCTACCTTACTGGATCCAAATATTAATTTGGGTAATACTGTACAAAATAGCAGGACTGTACAGGTTAATCCAACATTAAACCTGACTACGTTGTACAACAAATTTGGCTTTATCAGAAATGCTGGTAATGATCAGGACGGTGGTAAAACGAAGAACTTTTTCATCAACATCTTAACCAGTTTAAAAAATGTTAATGCCAGTTTCGTCCAAACTAAAGGTATTTTTCTCCCTGGTTATTTGCCAACCACGAAGTATTTCGGTATTGATAATGCGACAGGAGCACCAGGTTTAGGTTTTGCTTTTGGTAGTCAGCGGGATATCAGAGATATGGCACTGAATAATGGCTGGTTAACAACCGATACTTTACAGAACCAATTGTATGTAAATACCTTAAGAGAGGATTTTCAATTTACCGGTTTACTAGAGCCTTTTAAAGATCTACGGATTACATTAAAAGCCAATAAAGCACAGACAAGAAATTTCAGTACTAATTTTAGGTATGTGGCCAGCGTATCGTCGTTCGAGAATCTGAGTGCAATTACCACGGGAGATTATAGCGTATCGTACATCGCTTTGGGCACGGCATTTAAAGAAAGTAATTCCACTATTATTTCAGGACTATTTAATCAGTTTATGGCCAATAGGATGATCATTTCCAGAAGGCTTGGCGCTGAAAACCCAAATTCGGGAGGCATCAATGGAGGTTATGCTGATGGTTACAGTAAGGAGAGCCAGGACGTAATTATCTCTGCTTTTATGGCTGCTTATTCAGGTAAAGATGCAGATAAAACGAAAATGAATGCTTTCCCTAAAATACCGCTTCCAAACTGGAGTCTAACTTATAGCGGTTTGACACGTATTCCTTTTATTGCCGATAAGTTTTCATCTGTCGATATCCGTCACGGCTATCGTTCGGCCTATAATATTAATGGCTTTAATTCATTATTGCGTTACCAGGAAACGAATGGTGCCGTGAGTAGTAGGGATGTAAATAATAACTTTTTACCAGAATACCAGTTTGCTCAGGTAACCATTTCAGAATATTTTTCTCCCTTGGTTGGCGTTGATACGAGGTTTAAAAATAACCTGACCGCTTCTTTCGAATTAAACCGGTCACGTTTGTTGGGACTTAGCTTATCAAACAGTCAGTTGGCACAGTTATCAGAAAATAACATGGTTTTGGGATTGGGTTACCGTACCAACAAATTCCGTTTCCCATTTGGATGGTTTAAGAGCCTGAAAATGGATAACAACATGGATTTCAAGTTAGATGTAGCCATCCGCGATAATAAAACGGTGATTTACCGTGCCGATGTTACCGAAGCTGAGATTTCTTCAGGGGCAAAAAACATTACGCTTAGGCCAAGTGTAGATTATGTGTTAAACCAGAAGTTTAATGTCAAGTTATTTTACGATTCGAATATTACCAAACCTTATACCTCACAAACTTTTAATACCTCATTTAGTAATTTCGGTTTTAGTTTAAGGTTTACATTGAATTAA
- the gcvH gene encoding glycine cleavage system protein GcvH — MNFPSELKYTKDHEWVRVEGNEAYIGVTDFAQRELGDIVYVDINTVGSEVAKEEVFGTVEAVKTVSDLYMPVTGTVLEVNAELNDNPELVNSDPYGQGWMVKVSLADLAEVDGLLTAAAYQELVGA, encoded by the coding sequence ATGAATTTTCCATCAGAATTAAAGTACACTAAAGACCACGAGTGGGTTAGAGTTGAAGGTAATGAAGCTTATATTGGCGTAACTGATTTTGCACAACGCGAATTGGGTGATATCGTTTATGTTGATATTAATACTGTAGGTAGCGAGGTAGCTAAAGAAGAAGTTTTTGGTACTGTAGAAGCTGTTAAAACGGTATCTGATTTATATATGCCTGTTACCGGAACAGTATTGGAAGTTAACGCTGAATTAAACGATAACCCGGAACTGGTTAACTCTGATCCTTATGGACAAGGATGGATGGTAAAAGTATCTTTAGCTGATTTAGCTGAAGTAGATGGTTTATTAACAGCAGCAGCTTACCAGGAACTGGTAGGAGCATAA
- a CDS encoding outer membrane beta-barrel family protein: MKRNVQRAIFIVLLFCGYIAQAQNTGSISGKVINAKDKKPVDFATIAIKSLKDSSVVASGQTDPDGSFSFKAIAPGKYRIYSAFLGLKTATKDIEVAKAAVNAGDIAMSDDGVDLKDVNVTASIPVVVKTDTIEFDGKSIKVRENAVVEDMLKKLPGVEVAKDGSIKAQGETVTKVKVDGKEFFGTDPLLATKNLPADMVDKIQVIDEMSEQSQFSGVDDGTRNKILNITTKAGMKKGYFGNSTVGYGTQDRYDANLNVNKFDNDQQFSFIGQFNNVNKQNFGQGNGVGNGFGGGGRGNFGGGGSGTGSGGITTTNAAGLNFADTYKDGTQIQGSYFFNKSSVSNQQTSFTQNLLGDRITTVSNNADNNTDRINHRFNFMIDTKLDSSTTIKIQPNVSYTESDATNVSDYTRNLIQSTTVGDQRYISNSTAPNISNNLLVRKKFKRRGRTLSLNVNTSINNNDADNYNYISETNTINSKPTASLIDQLNKVNTNSINNTSRLVYTEPLSKTTSLEFNYQNGYSHDNQGRQVLDFNSASGQYDLVNLDYSNIYENQTLTNAAGVSFTTNEKKYNWNIGLAAQQTNRENTNLTTGLVRTQNFINLTPSANFRYNFSNSRRLNIRYRGTTQQPTINQIQPIADNTNTQSVFVGNPSLKPQFNNNLSINYNNFDFAKSRMFFAFLSLSQTFNAIGNSSQLVTDENDKDFGKIRTTYVNVDGVYSGNASINMGVPILPERKLTLNASLNGNYNRNVNFTSGDNNTTDLVKNITNSWSVTNKYNFVTNFDKFDLTGGISGTYNRATYSAQPNSTTNYYTLNPSFDISYLFPGNIRLAVDLDYIKNTGRGEGFNTEYTLVNSYISRQFFKNRGTFKIAVNDAFNQNQGISRTATNNTITDLNYNVLKRYYMFSFTYSLSRIGGKNMSGDMQMPGQGGDGGRRMRM; encoded by the coding sequence ATGAAAAGAAACGTTCAACGGGCAATATTCATTGTTCTTCTATTTTGTGGTTACATCGCCCAGGCTCAAAATACTGGTTCGATAAGCGGAAAAGTAATTAACGCGAAGGATAAAAAACCGGTTGATTTTGCTACAATCGCAATTAAGAGTTTAAAAGATTCGAGTGTTGTGGCATCTGGTCAAACCGATCCTGATGGAAGCTTTAGCTTTAAAGCAATAGCTCCGGGTAAGTATAGGATTTATTCCGCCTTTTTAGGTTTAAAAACAGCAACCAAAGATATAGAAGTGGCTAAGGCAGCCGTAAATGCCGGTGACATTGCGATGAGCGATGACGGTGTTGATTTAAAGGATGTTAACGTTACCGCAAGCATTCCGGTGGTTGTAAAAACAGATACCATAGAATTTGATGGGAAATCGATCAAGGTTAGAGAGAACGCTGTTGTAGAAGATATGTTGAAAAAACTTCCAGGAGTGGAGGTGGCGAAAGACGGAAGTATTAAAGCACAGGGAGAAACCGTTACGAAGGTTAAAGTGGATGGTAAAGAGTTTTTTGGAACAGATCCCTTATTGGCGACAAAAAATTTACCTGCCGATATGGTAGATAAGATCCAGGTAATTGATGAGATGTCTGAGCAATCTCAATTTTCTGGTGTTGATGACGGTACGAGAAATAAAATCTTAAACATCACAACTAAAGCCGGAATGAAAAAGGGGTATTTTGGAAATAGTACAGTTGGATACGGTACACAGGATCGTTATGATGCAAATTTAAATGTGAACAAGTTCGATAATGATCAGCAATTCAGTTTTATCGGTCAGTTCAATAACGTAAATAAACAGAACTTCGGTCAGGGCAATGGTGTAGGGAACGGTTTTGGTGGCGGTGGCCGTGGTAATTTTGGCGGTGGTGGAAGTGGCACTGGTAGTGGTGGTATTACAACCACAAATGCTGCAGGCTTAAACTTTGCCGATACCTATAAAGATGGTACCCAGATTCAAGGAAGTTACTTTTTTAACAAATCGTCTGTTTCAAACCAACAGACAAGTTTTACTCAAAATTTATTGGGAGACAGGATTACTACCGTTTCGAACAATGCAGATAATAATACTGATCGAATTAACCATAGGTTTAATTTCATGATTGATACCAAGCTGGATTCTTCAACAACGATTAAAATCCAGCCCAATGTATCCTATACCGAAAGTGATGCAACAAACGTAAGCGATTATACCCGAAATTTGATCCAGTCGACAACTGTCGGAGATCAGCGCTATATCAGTAACAGTACCGCGCCAAACATCAGCAATAACCTTTTGGTGCGTAAAAAGTTCAAGAGACGCGGAAGAACATTGTCTCTTAATGTTAACACGAGTATCAATAATAACGATGCCGATAATTATAATTACATATCTGAAACGAATACCATTAACAGTAAGCCAACGGCTAGTTTGATCGATCAGTTGAATAAGGTAAATACAAATTCTATTAATAATACCTCCAGATTGGTATATACAGAACCACTATCTAAAACAACAAGTTTAGAGTTTAACTACCAGAATGGATATAGCCATGACAACCAGGGGCGCCAGGTATTGGATTTCAACTCAGCAAGCGGGCAATATGATCTGGTTAATCTGGATTATAGCAATATTTATGAGAACCAAACTTTAACAAACGCCGCAGGAGTAAGCTTTACAACCAATGAGAAAAAATATAACTGGAACATTGGTTTGGCAGCACAACAAACCAACCGTGAGAACACCAATCTTACAACTGGCTTGGTGAGAACACAAAATTTTATAAACTTAACACCCTCGGCCAATTTCAGATATAATTTCAGTAACTCCAGACGGTTAAATATCCGTTATAGAGGAACTACCCAACAGCCAACAATCAACCAGATTCAGCCTATTGCCGATAATACGAATACACAAAGTGTTTTTGTTGGTAATCCAAGTTTAAAACCCCAGTTTAACAACAATTTAAGCATCAACTATAACAATTTCGATTTCGCCAAAAGCAGAATGTTCTTCGCTTTTTTAAGTTTGAGTCAAACTTTTAATGCCATTGGTAACAGTAGCCAATTGGTAACTGACGAAAATGATAAGGATTTCGGTAAAATCAGAACGACTTACGTTAATGTTGACGGAGTTTATTCCGGTAATGCAAGCATCAATATGGGGGTTCCAATTTTACCTGAACGTAAATTGACCCTGAATGCATCGTTAAATGGAAACTACAACAGGAATGTGAATTTTACCTCGGGTGATAATAATACTACTGATCTGGTAAAAAATATCACGAATTCCTGGTCGGTTACCAACAAATATAATTTTGTAACCAACTTTGATAAGTTTGACCTTACCGGTGGTATTTCCGGTACCTATAACAGGGCAACTTACTCTGCCCAGCCAAACTCAACCACAAACTATTATACGCTAAACCCTAGTTTTGATATCAGTTACTTGTTTCCCGGAAATATCCGTTTAGCGGTAGATTTAGATTATATCAAAAATACAGGCAGGGGTGAAGGATTTAATACCGAGTATACTTTGGTAAATTCTTATATCAGCCGTCAGTTCTTTAAAAACAGGGGCACATTTAAAATTGCAGTTAACGATGCTTTTAACCAAAATCAGGGTATTAGCAGAACCGCAACGAATAATACGATTACAGATTTAAACTATAATGTGTTAAAACGTTATTACATGTTCTCCTTTACTTATTCGTTATCCCGTATCGGTGGAAAAAACATGAGTGGAGATATGCAAATGCCAGGACAGGGAGGTGATGGAGGCCGTCGCATGAGAATGTAA